Proteins encoded by one window of Streptomyces uncialis:
- a CDS encoding tyrosine-type recombinase/integrase has protein sequence MAGHIQDRWYKTTTGPDHKPVKERSDRYGTGLRYRARYIGPDGTEKSKSFRDGQKRLAEKWLSKTETDMATGQYVDPRSARTTFQEHAVKWVAAQTSDIATRQAVEMRLRLHAYPHIGSRPLGSFRPEHIRAWVRVLEDTVPAASYRRAIFGNVSAVLTAAVDDGLLLKNPCRAESVKAPKPSPTRVKPWPAEWVFGVREALPGRYRAGVDLGGGCGLRQGEVFGLPVDEVDFLGGWLHVAYQIKLVRGKPVFAPPKGGKERDVPFPSEVGAALAAHMTVYPPVAITLPWCEPDGAPVTKKLFFTNSDGHAVRRNAFNLRAWKPALAAVGVIPVPERGERHAKAPEHGMHALRHFYASVLLDAGENIKALSQYLGHSDPGFTLRTYTHLMPSSEGRTRKAVNQVYGEHGSRDHGPGTAQAA, from the coding sequence ATGGCTGGCCACATCCAGGACCGCTGGTACAAGACCACCACCGGCCCCGACCACAAGCCCGTCAAGGAACGCAGTGACCGCTACGGCACCGGCCTCCGCTACCGCGCCCGCTACATCGGCCCCGACGGCACCGAGAAGTCCAAGAGCTTCCGCGACGGACAGAAGCGACTTGCTGAGAAGTGGCTGAGCAAGACCGAGACGGACATGGCCACGGGCCAGTACGTCGACCCCCGTTCGGCGCGGACCACGTTCCAGGAGCACGCCGTGAAGTGGGTTGCCGCACAGACCTCCGACATCGCGACGCGGCAGGCTGTCGAGATGCGGCTCAGGCTGCACGCCTACCCGCACATCGGTAGTCGTCCGCTCGGTTCCTTCAGGCCGGAGCACATCCGGGCGTGGGTGCGTGTCCTGGAGGACACTGTCCCTGCGGCTTCCTACCGCCGTGCCATCTTCGGCAACGTCTCGGCTGTGCTCACGGCCGCTGTGGACGATGGCCTCTTGCTCAAGAACCCCTGCCGCGCCGAGTCCGTGAAGGCACCCAAGCCCTCCCCGACCCGTGTGAAGCCGTGGCCCGCCGAGTGGGTGTTCGGGGTGCGCGAGGCGTTGCCCGGCCGGTACCGGGCCGGTGTCGACCTGGGCGGAGGCTGTGGGCTGAGGCAGGGCGAGGTCTTCGGGCTTCCCGTCGATGAGGTCGACTTCCTGGGGGGCTGGCTGCACGTCGCCTACCAAATCAAGCTGGTCCGGGGGAAGCCCGTGTTCGCTCCGCCCAAGGGCGGGAAGGAGCGTGACGTTCCTTTCCCCAGTGAGGTGGGCGCCGCCCTGGCCGCGCACATGACCGTGTACCCGCCGGTGGCGATCACGCTTCCGTGGTGCGAGCCGGACGGGGCGCCGGTGACCAAGAAGCTGTTCTTCACCAACAGCGACGGGCACGCCGTACGGCGGAACGCGTTCAACCTCCGGGCGTGGAAACCCGCTCTGGCCGCTGTGGGGGTCATTCCGGTGCCGGAGCGGGGGGAGAGGCACGCGAAGGCCCCCGAGCACGGCATGCACGCGCTGAGGCACTTCTACGCGTCGGTCCTGCTCGATGCCGGGGAGAACATCAAGGCGTTGAGCCAGTACCTCGGGCACAGCGACCCCGGATTCACCCTCCGGACCTATACGCACCTCATGCCGAGCAGCGAGGGGCGCACCCGCAAGGCGGTGAATCAGGTCTACGGGGAGCACGGTTCCCGTGATCACGGCCCAGGGACGGCCCAGGCGGCATGA
- a CDS encoding ATP-binding protein has translation MNTTPKPLNAVNGTVNTGPIAVNDRPAPVNDRPAPVNGSTPTANTRSEPVNAVDGPLNIESGPVNSRSAGAGRGSGPVEESGKKPPAAARIVAMARGEYRFVMSPDGRPYAVAVDGPNIALPLRNKGGLRQRLARRFADAYPGEVASQSALADAMTVLEGIAEDSDPVPVHLRVGSVPGGGIAVDLGTVDGRAVVVTATGWNVVDRAPVLFRRSGAMAPMPEPVLDGDGLARLHALLNMDGSAFRQLVAWLVAAWIPDIPHPALVCKGEQGTGKSKAAQMFINLIDPSPAAKRSQPRDEKAWSRQAFSSWALCLDNVSVIPPWLSDTLCKAVTGDGVVDRALYTDDDVVVLTFKRVLALTTIDAGALAGDLAERVLMLDLQLIDSSERRSEEELDATFEADRPAVLGALFDVLACVLAVLPSVRLDSMPRMADFARVLAAVDQTQGWHTLDDYLATSANVATDAMEGDPFAMAIARLVDQAGTWQGTAAQLLDILPAPLIRPPNWPKDATRASGRVKRLAPLLRSIGITVDDTQRSRDRHRHRLITLARTPDDDPSASTASAPEQGPLWPGVAPLGQGSTPPDQP, from the coding sequence ATGAACACCACCCCCAAGCCCCTGAACGCCGTGAACGGCACCGTGAACACCGGCCCGATCGCCGTGAACGATCGACCCGCCCCCGTGAACGATCGACCTGCCCCCGTGAACGGATCGACCCCGACCGCGAACACCCGAAGCGAGCCCGTGAACGCCGTGGACGGGCCCCTGAACATCGAGAGCGGGCCCGTGAACAGTCGGTCGGCCGGTGCCGGTCGGGGGTCGGGTCCGGTCGAGGAGTCGGGCAAGAAGCCGCCCGCCGCCGCGCGGATCGTGGCCATGGCACGCGGGGAGTACCGGTTTGTCATGTCGCCGGACGGGCGTCCGTACGCGGTGGCGGTGGACGGGCCGAACATCGCCCTGCCGCTGCGGAACAAGGGCGGACTGCGTCAGCGGCTGGCCCGGAGGTTCGCGGACGCCTACCCCGGCGAGGTGGCCTCACAATCCGCCCTGGCCGATGCGATGACGGTGCTGGAGGGCATCGCGGAGGACAGCGACCCCGTACCCGTTCACCTGCGGGTGGGGAGCGTGCCCGGGGGTGGGATCGCGGTGGACCTGGGCACCGTCGACGGCCGTGCGGTCGTCGTCACCGCCACCGGATGGAACGTGGTCGACCGGGCCCCGGTGCTGTTCCGCCGCTCCGGGGCGATGGCCCCGATGCCGGAACCGGTGCTCGACGGCGACGGCCTGGCCAGGCTCCATGCCCTGTTGAACATGGACGGGTCGGCGTTCCGCCAGCTTGTCGCCTGGCTGGTCGCCGCGTGGATTCCCGACATCCCCCACCCGGCCCTGGTGTGCAAGGGCGAGCAGGGCACCGGCAAGTCCAAGGCGGCCCAGATGTTCATCAACCTCATCGACCCGTCACCGGCCGCCAAGCGCAGCCAGCCACGGGACGAGAAAGCGTGGTCACGGCAGGCGTTCAGCTCATGGGCGCTGTGCCTGGACAACGTGAGCGTCATCCCGCCGTGGCTGTCGGACACCCTGTGCAAGGCGGTGACCGGTGACGGGGTCGTAGACCGGGCCCTGTACACCGACGACGACGTGGTGGTCCTCACCTTCAAACGGGTACTGGCCCTCACCACGATCGACGCGGGAGCTCTGGCCGGGGACCTGGCCGAACGCGTCCTCATGCTCGACCTGCAACTCATCGACTCCTCCGAGCGGCGCTCGGAGGAGGAACTGGACGCCACGTTCGAGGCCGACCGCCCGGCGGTCCTCGGGGCCCTGTTCGATGTGCTCGCCTGTGTGCTGGCGGTCCTGCCCTCGGTGCGGCTGGACTCGATGCCCCGCATGGCGGACTTCGCCCGCGTCCTCGCCGCGGTCGACCAGACCCAGGGCTGGCACACCCTGGACGATTACCTCGCCACCTCCGCGAACGTCGCCACCGACGCGATGGAGGGCGACCCGTTCGCCATGGCCATCGCCCGCCTGGTCGACCAGGCAGGCACCTGGCAGGGCACAGCGGCCCAGTTGCTCGACATCCTGCCCGCGCCGCTCATCCGGCCCCCGAACTGGCCCAAGGACGCCACCCGCGCCAGCGGACGCGTCAAGCGGCTGGCCCCGCTCCTGCGGTCCATCGGGATCACCGTGGACGACACGCAGCGTAGCCGCGACCGCCACCGTCACCGGCTCATCACCCTCGCCCGCACCCCCGACGACGACCCCTCGGCGTCCACAGCGTCCGCACCCGAACAGGGCCCGCTCTGGCCCGGCGTCGCCCCCCTCGGACAGGGCAGCACCCCGCCTGACCAGCCCTGA
- the nhaA gene encoding Na+/H+ antiporter NhaA, whose protein sequence is MTAPHTPRKLFGRLSLPERNFVAEALRTETVGGVLLLIAAITALVWANTPLRDSYQSVSDFHIGPAALGLDLSIRHWAADGLLAIFFFVAGIELKRELVAGDLRDPKAAVLPVVAALCGMAVPALVYVVTNLAGGGSLSGWAVPTATDIAFALAVLAVIGTSLPSALRAFLLTLAVVDDLFAILIIAVFFTSELNFAALGGAVVGLVLFWLLLRKEVRGWYVYVPLALVVWGLMYNSGVHATIAGVAMGLMLRCSRREDEKHSPGEHIEHLVRPISAGLAVPLFALFSAGVPVSGGALAEVFTRPETLGVVLGLVLGKAVGIFGGTWLTARFTRASLSDDLAWPDVFAVATLAGIGFTVSLLIGELAFADDPALTAEVKASVLVGSLIAAVLAGILLKVRNNRYRTLWDDENRDDDLDGIPDVYEQDNPEYHLRMAAIHDRKAEEHRRLAKVTAGAGDGSDSPA, encoded by the coding sequence GTGACCGCGCCGCACACCCCCCGCAAGCTCTTCGGACGACTGTCGCTCCCCGAGCGGAACTTCGTCGCGGAGGCGCTGCGGACCGAGACGGTCGGCGGTGTCCTGCTTCTCATCGCCGCCATCACCGCGCTGGTCTGGGCGAACACCCCGCTGCGGGACAGCTACCAGAGCGTCAGCGACTTCCATATCGGCCCCGCCGCCCTCGGCCTCGACCTCTCGATCCGGCACTGGGCCGCCGACGGGCTCCTCGCGATCTTCTTCTTCGTCGCCGGGATCGAGCTGAAACGCGAACTCGTGGCAGGCGATCTGCGCGACCCCAAGGCCGCCGTACTGCCCGTGGTCGCCGCGCTGTGCGGCATGGCCGTCCCGGCCCTGGTCTACGTCGTCACCAATCTCGCCGGCGGCGGCTCGCTCAGCGGCTGGGCCGTCCCCACCGCCACCGACATCGCCTTCGCACTCGCCGTGCTCGCCGTCATCGGCACCTCGCTGCCGTCCGCGCTGCGCGCGTTCCTGCTGACCCTCGCCGTCGTCGACGACCTCTTCGCCATCCTGATCATCGCGGTCTTCTTCACCAGCGAACTGAACTTCGCGGCCCTCGGCGGCGCGGTCGTCGGCCTGGTCCTCTTCTGGCTCCTGCTGCGCAAGGAGGTCCGCGGCTGGTACGTGTACGTCCCGCTGGCGCTCGTCGTCTGGGGCCTGATGTACAACAGCGGCGTCCACGCGACGATCGCCGGTGTCGCCATGGGCCTGATGCTGCGCTGCTCCCGGCGCGAGGACGAGAAGCACTCCCCCGGTGAGCACATCGAGCACCTCGTACGGCCCATCTCGGCGGGACTCGCCGTACCGCTGTTCGCGCTGTTCAGCGCGGGGGTGCCGGTGTCCGGCGGGGCGCTCGCCGAGGTGTTCACCCGGCCCGAGACGCTGGGTGTCGTCCTCGGGCTGGTGCTCGGCAAGGCGGTCGGCATCTTCGGCGGCACCTGGCTGACCGCCCGGTTCACCCGCGCCTCGCTCAGCGACGACCTGGCCTGGCCGGACGTGTTCGCGGTGGCGACCCTCGCCGGCATCGGCTTCACCGTCTCCCTGCTGATCGGGGAACTCGCCTTCGCCGACGACCCCGCGCTGACCGCCGAGGTCAAGGCATCCGTACTGGTGGGCTCCCTCATCGCGGCCGTCCTCGCGGGCATCCTGCTGAAGGTCCGCAACAACCGGTACCGCACCCTCTGGGACGACGAGAATCGCGACGACGACCTGGACGGCATCCCCGACGTCTACGAGCAGGACAACCCGGAGTACCACCTCCGGATGGCCGCGATCCACGACCGCAAGGCCGAGGAACACCGCAGGCTTGCGAAAGTGACGGCCGGGGCAGGCGACGGGAGCGACAGTCCGGCATGA
- a CDS encoding polysaccharide deacetylase family protein, translated as MAATQRIAAGLAVTAACAMAVSGCSSDGGPSKRGGTEKKPSPAAAPKNAVRLIGDGSTAFTGTQPKQPRAERLAPGQRPPQFVVFSWDGAGEDSQRLFSHFRKVAKANNATMTYFLSGVYMLPEDKRSQYDPPQHNAGSSDIGFNDVAGVKETAEQLRGAWLEGNEVGTHFNGHFCGSAGGVGQWSVEEWKSEITQAKSFVKSWKGNTGLKDAEPLPFDYDKELIGARTPCLEGQKNFMQAAREMGFRYDTSGVNDQVWPKKKDRLWDLSMQLVPVPGRSFETLTMDYNFMVNQSGTVSQGDPDMHEYWGDQMRDGLLQGFDRAYNGNRAPLIIGNHFESWNGGTYMRAIEETIESVCNKKDVRCVSFRQLADWLDAQDPAVLDKLRALKVGQEPKGGWPAYLSARPAPAPKGVPGAPAAGQR; from the coding sequence ATGGCCGCCACCCAGAGGATCGCCGCGGGCCTCGCCGTGACCGCGGCCTGCGCCATGGCCGTGTCCGGCTGCTCGTCCGACGGCGGGCCGAGCAAGCGAGGCGGCACGGAGAAGAAACCGTCCCCGGCCGCCGCGCCCAAGAACGCGGTCCGGCTGATCGGCGACGGTTCCACCGCCTTCACCGGCACACAGCCCAAGCAGCCACGCGCCGAACGGCTCGCGCCGGGGCAGCGTCCACCGCAGTTCGTCGTGTTCTCCTGGGACGGCGCGGGCGAGGACAGTCAGCGGCTCTTCTCGCACTTCAGGAAGGTGGCGAAGGCCAACAACGCCACCATGACCTATTTCCTCAGCGGGGTGTACATGCTCCCCGAGGACAAGCGGTCCCAGTACGACCCGCCGCAGCACAACGCGGGCAGCTCCGACATCGGCTTCAACGACGTCGCCGGTGTGAAGGAGACCGCCGAACAGCTGCGGGGCGCCTGGCTGGAGGGCAATGAGGTGGGCACCCACTTCAACGGGCACTTCTGCGGCAGCGCCGGTGGCGTCGGCCAGTGGTCCGTGGAGGAGTGGAAGAGCGAGATCACACAGGCCAAGTCGTTCGTGAAGTCCTGGAAGGGCAACACGGGGCTGAAGGACGCCGAGCCGCTGCCCTTCGACTACGACAAGGAACTCATCGGCGCCCGCACCCCCTGTCTCGAAGGCCAGAAGAACTTCATGCAGGCCGCCCGTGAGATGGGCTTCCGCTACGACACCAGCGGGGTCAACGACCAGGTCTGGCCGAAGAAGAAGGACCGGCTGTGGGATCTGTCCATGCAGCTCGTCCCCGTCCCCGGACGCTCCTTCGAGACGCTGACCATGGACTACAACTTCATGGTCAACCAGTCCGGCACGGTCTCCCAGGGCGACCCGGACATGCACGAGTACTGGGGCGACCAGATGCGTGACGGTCTGCTCCAGGGCTTCGACCGCGCCTACAACGGCAACCGCGCGCCGCTGATCATCGGCAACCACTTCGAGTCCTGGAACGGCGGCACCTATATGCGTGCCATCGAGGAGACCATCGAGAGTGTGTGCAACAAGAAGGACGTGCGCTGTGTGTCCTTCCGCCAGCTCGCCGACTGGCTCGACGCCCAGGACCCTGCGGTCCTCGACAAGCTCCGCGCGCTGAAGGTCGGCCAGGAGCCCAAGGGCGGCTGGCCGGCCTATCTCTCCGCCCGCCCCGCACCGGCTCCCAAGGGCGTACCGGGAGCCCCGGCCGCCGGACAGCGCTGA
- a CDS encoding ATP-binding protein, whose amino-acid sequence MKIAFVGKGGSGKTTLSSLFVRHLAATGAPVVAVDADINQHLGAALGLDDETSARLPALGERLAFIKEYLRGSNPRIASVDTMIKTTPPGEGSRLLRIRENNPVYDACARPVELDGATARLMVTGPFTEADLGVSCYHSKTGAVELCLNHLVDGRDEYMVVDMTAGSDSFASGMFTRFDMTFLVAEPTRKGVSVYRQYKEYARDFGIALRVVGNKVQGQDDLDFLREEVGDDLIATVGHSDWVRAMEKGRPLAFARLEDGNRATLRTLQAAADAMYEHRDWDRYTRQMVQFHLKNARSWGNERTGGDLASQVDPAFVLREQPVAAQPA is encoded by the coding sequence ATGAAAATTGCTTTCGTTGGGAAGGGCGGCAGCGGCAAGACCACCCTGTCGTCCCTCTTCGTGCGGCACCTCGCGGCCACCGGCGCGCCGGTCGTCGCGGTGGACGCCGACATCAACCAGCACCTGGGGGCCGCCCTCGGCCTCGACGACGAGACCTCGGCGCGGCTGCCCGCCCTGGGCGAACGTCTCGCGTTCATCAAGGAGTACCTGCGGGGCTCCAACCCGCGTATCGCCTCCGTCGACACGATGATCAAGACCACCCCGCCCGGGGAGGGATCGCGGCTGCTGCGCATCCGTGAGAACAACCCGGTGTACGACGCGTGCGCGCGTCCCGTGGAACTCGACGGCGCCACCGCGCGTTTGATGGTCACGGGGCCGTTCACCGAGGCGGACCTGGGGGTGTCCTGCTACCACTCCAAGACGGGCGCCGTGGAGCTGTGCCTGAACCACCTGGTCGACGGCCGCGACGAGTACATGGTGGTCGACATGACGGCGGGGTCCGACTCCTTCGCGTCCGGCATGTTCACCCGCTTCGACATGACGTTCCTGGTGGCCGAACCGACCCGTAAGGGTGTGTCCGTCTACCGCCAGTACAAGGAGTACGCGCGGGACTTCGGCATCGCCCTGCGCGTCGTGGGCAACAAGGTCCAGGGCCAGGACGATCTGGACTTCCTGCGCGAGGAGGTCGGCGACGACCTCATCGCCACCGTGGGGCACTCGGACTGGGTGCGGGCCATGGAGAAGGGCCGCCCGCTCGCGTTCGCCCGGCTGGAGGACGGCAACCGCGCCACCCTGCGCACCCTTCAGGCGGCGGCCGACGCCATGTACGAGCACCGGGACTGGGACCGCTACACCCGGCAGATGGTGCAGTTCCACCTCAAGAACGCCCGCTCCTGGGGCAACGAGCGCACCGGGGGCGACCTCGCCTCCCAGGTGGACCCCGCGTTCGTGCTGCGCGAGCAGCCGGTGGCGGCCCAGCCCGCCTGA
- a CDS encoding nucleoside deaminase, with product MAPQLNSADERHLKRAIELSQRSLDKGGTPFGAVVVVQGQVAGEGTSSVVELRDPTAHAEVMALREAGSKLGRHLMEDGVMYASSEPCPMCLVACYWARLPRLVYGATSTDVAISGFEDVQFYRELAEASERRTLITSVQSEALRGQATEVLGAWVNQLPEPVEAKL from the coding sequence ATGGCACCCCAGCTCAACAGCGCCGACGAGCGGCATCTGAAGCGCGCCATTGAACTCTCGCAGCGCTCACTCGATAAAGGCGGCACTCCTTTCGGGGCTGTCGTCGTAGTTCAAGGGCAGGTAGCCGGAGAGGGAACCAGCAGTGTGGTTGAGCTGCGGGACCCCACCGCGCACGCTGAGGTGATGGCACTGAGGGAGGCCGGTTCCAAGCTCGGGCGACACCTCATGGAAGACGGCGTCATGTACGCGAGCAGCGAGCCTTGCCCGATGTGCCTCGTGGCTTGCTACTGGGCCCGTCTGCCCCGACTCGTCTACGGAGCGACGAGTACGGACGTGGCAATCAGCGGCTTCGAGGACGTGCAGTTCTACCGCGAATTGGCGGAAGCGTCTGAGCGCCGGACCCTCATCACCTCCGTACAGAGCGAGGCTCTTCGAGGTCAGGCCACCGAAGTACTCGGCGCCTGGGTGAATCAGCTGCCGGAGCCTGTCGAAGCCAAGTTGTGA
- a CDS encoding GntR family transcriptional regulator: MEPRPTEVPRPIQLQIADAIRMRIERGDLRPGDSLPTLAELCQQWSTSMNSARGAVALLKAQGLITAGRGKAPRVRIPPARVVRSSERHQAEKDLAAQPEVERAAVGEAETNLGMSIQDQDFRTEYDIITIEAELAQALGAPEGSAALRRLYESTDRRTGNLLSHSTSYIPVELLEGNPDLLDPSKEPWPGGTMHQLSTVGIEIMTVVDEVTGRMPTTVEAQTWGLPDGVPLLICRRISLDESDRVVEVSDAEYPADRTELRFVASLKPWTHHKS; this comes from the coding sequence ATGGAGCCTCGCCCGACGGAAGTACCTCGACCCATTCAGTTGCAGATCGCAGACGCCATCCGCATGCGGATCGAGCGGGGAGACCTGCGGCCAGGCGACTCCCTACCGACCCTCGCTGAGCTGTGTCAGCAGTGGTCCACCTCGATGAACAGCGCTCGGGGAGCCGTCGCGCTCCTCAAGGCTCAAGGGCTCATCACCGCCGGCCGCGGCAAGGCCCCAAGGGTGCGAATCCCCCCGGCGCGAGTCGTTCGCTCCTCCGAGCGACACCAGGCGGAGAAAGACCTAGCGGCGCAGCCCGAAGTGGAACGTGCGGCCGTTGGGGAAGCCGAGACGAACCTTGGGATGTCCATCCAGGACCAGGACTTCAGAACCGAGTACGACATCATCACGATCGAAGCTGAGCTTGCCCAAGCGCTGGGAGCCCCCGAGGGCTCAGCGGCGCTCAGGAGGCTCTACGAATCCACAGATCGGCGCACTGGGAATCTTCTGTCCCACAGCACGTCGTACATCCCGGTCGAGCTGTTGGAGGGGAACCCGGACCTCCTTGACCCGAGCAAGGAACCCTGGCCGGGGGGCACCATGCACCAGTTGTCCACCGTGGGCATCGAGATCATGACGGTGGTAGACGAAGTCACCGGACGCATGCCTACCACTGTGGAGGCTCAGACATGGGGCCTACCCGATGGAGTCCCATTGCTCATCTGCCGTCGGATCTCGCTGGACGAGTCCGACCGGGTGGTTGAGGTCTCGGATGCGGAGTATCCGGCCGACCGAACGGAACTGCGCTTCGTGGCCTCCTTGAAGCCGTGGACGCACCACAAGTCATGA
- the acs gene encoding acetate--CoA ligase: protein MSNESLANLLKEERRFAPPAELAAHANVSAEAYTQAKADRLGFWAEQARRLTWATEPTETLDWSNPPFAKWFADGKLNVAYNCVDRHVEAGHGDRVAIHFEGEPGDSRAVTYAQLKDEVSKAAHALTELGVGKGDRVAVYLPMIPEAVVAMLACARIGAAHSVVFGGFSADAIAARIQDADAKLVITADGGYRRGKPSALKPAVDDAVSRVEGVEKVLVVRRTGEDVAWTEGRDVWWHEITERQSTEHTPEAFDAEHPLFILYTSGTTGKPKGILHTSGGYLTQAAYTHHAVFDLKPETDVYWCTADIGWVTGHSYITYGPLANGATQVMYEGTPDTPHQGRFWEIVQKYGVTILYTAPTAIRTFMKWGDEIPAKFDLSSLRVLGSVGEPINPEAWIWYRKHIGGDRCPIVDTWWQTETGAMMISPLPGVTESKPGSAQRALPGIAATVVDDEAREVPDGGGGYLVLTEPWPSMLRTIWGDDQRYLDTYWSRFEGKYFAGDGAKKDEDGDIWLLGRVDDVMLVSGHNISTTEVESALVSHPAVAEAAVVGAADETTGQAIVAFVILRGSANADDENLVADLRNHVGRTLGPIAKPKRLLPVAELPKTRSGKIMRRLLRDVAENRALGDVTTLTDSSVMDLIQTKLPAAPGED, encoded by the coding sequence GTGAGCAACGAAAGCCTGGCCAACCTGCTCAAGGAAGAGCGCAGGTTCGCGCCTCCCGCAGAGCTGGCCGCGCACGCCAACGTCAGCGCGGAGGCGTACACGCAGGCCAAGGCTGACAGGCTCGGCTTCTGGGCCGAGCAGGCCCGCCGCCTGACCTGGGCCACCGAACCCACCGAGACCCTCGACTGGTCGAACCCGCCGTTCGCGAAGTGGTTCGCCGACGGCAAGCTGAACGTCGCGTACAACTGCGTGGACCGGCATGTGGAGGCCGGCCACGGCGACCGTGTCGCCATCCACTTCGAGGGCGAGCCGGGCGACAGCCGGGCGGTGACCTACGCCCAGCTCAAGGACGAGGTCTCCAAGGCCGCGCACGCCCTCACCGAACTCGGCGTCGGCAAGGGCGACCGGGTCGCGGTCTACCTTCCGATGATCCCCGAGGCGGTCGTCGCGATGCTCGCGTGCGCCCGGATCGGCGCCGCGCACTCCGTGGTCTTCGGCGGCTTCTCCGCCGACGCCATCGCGGCCCGTATCCAGGACGCCGACGCCAAGCTGGTGATCACCGCCGACGGCGGCTACCGCCGCGGCAAGCCGTCCGCGCTGAAGCCCGCCGTGGACGACGCGGTGAGCCGCGTCGAGGGCGTCGAGAAGGTCCTGGTCGTCCGCCGCACCGGCGAGGACGTCGCATGGACCGAGGGCCGCGACGTGTGGTGGCACGAGATCACCGAGCGCCAGTCCACCGAGCACACCCCCGAGGCGTTCGACGCCGAGCACCCGCTCTTCATCCTCTACACCTCGGGCACCACCGGGAAGCCCAAGGGCATCCTGCACACCTCCGGCGGCTACCTCACCCAGGCGGCCTACACCCACCACGCCGTCTTCGACCTCAAGCCGGAGACCGACGTCTACTGGTGCACCGCCGACATCGGCTGGGTCACCGGCCACTCGTACATCACCTACGGCCCGCTCGCCAACGGCGCCACCCAGGTCATGTACGAAGGCACCCCGGACACCCCGCACCAGGGCCGGTTCTGGGAGATCGTCCAGAAGTACGGGGTGACGATCCTCTACACCGCGCCCACCGCGATCCGCACCTTCATGAAGTGGGGCGACGAGATCCCGGCCAAGTTCGATCTGAGCAGCCTGCGGGTGCTCGGGTCGGTCGGCGAGCCGATCAACCCCGAAGCCTGGATCTGGTACCGCAAGCACATCGGCGGCGACCGCTGTCCGATCGTGGACACCTGGTGGCAGACCGAGACCGGCGCGATGATGATCTCGCCGCTGCCCGGCGTCACCGAGAGCAAGCCGGGCTCCGCGCAGCGCGCGCTGCCCGGTATCGCCGCGACCGTCGTGGACGACGAGGCCCGTGAGGTCCCCGACGGCGGCGGTGGCTATCTGGTCCTCACCGAGCCGTGGCCGTCGATGCTGCGCACCATCTGGGGCGACGACCAGCGCTACCTCGACACCTACTGGTCCCGCTTCGAGGGCAAGTACTTCGCGGGCGACGGCGCCAAGAAGGACGAGGACGGCGACATCTGGCTGCTCGGCCGGGTGGACGACGTGATGCTCGTGTCCGGGCACAACATCTCCACCACCGAGGTCGAGTCGGCGCTCGTCTCGCACCCGGCGGTCGCGGAGGCGGCGGTCGTGGGCGCGGCGGACGAGACGACGGGCCAGGCCATCGTGGCCTTCGTGATCCTGCGGGGCAGCGCGAACGCCGACGACGAGAACCTCGTCGCCGATCTGCGCAACCATGTGGGCCGCACCCTCGGACCGATCGCCAAGCCGAAGCGCCTGCTCCCCGTGGCGGAGCTGCCGAAGACCCGTTCCGGCAAGATCATGCGGCGGCTGCTGCGCGATGTCGCGGAGAACCGCGCGCTGGGCGATGTCACCACGCTCACCGACTCGTCGGTGATGGACCTCATCCAGACCAAGCTCCCCGCCGCACCCGGCGAGGACTGA
- a CDS encoding phage holin family protein, which yields MSAPDAPVGAERSLGTLVAGATSEMSALVHDEIALAKAQLRQDVKRGAFSGGAFIAAGTVLLFSLPMLSFALAYGIQAWSGWHISVCFLLSFAANIIVAAVLGLIGVSFAKKAKKGKGPQKVAASAKQTAAVLQHAKPHPRPAPKDDEFLETPELVARSTS from the coding sequence ATGAGCGCACCCGACGCCCCCGTCGGCGCCGAACGCAGCCTCGGCACCCTGGTGGCCGGCGCCACCAGCGAGATGTCGGCACTGGTGCACGACGAGATCGCCCTGGCCAAGGCCCAGCTCCGGCAGGACGTCAAGCGCGGCGCCTTCAGCGGCGGCGCGTTCATCGCCGCCGGGACCGTGCTGCTCTTCTCCCTGCCGATGCTCAGTTTCGCCCTGGCGTACGGCATCCAGGCGTGGAGCGGCTGGCACATCTCCGTGTGCTTCCTGCTGTCGTTCGCCGCGAACATCATCGTCGCCGCCGTGCTCGGGCTCATCGGTGTGTCCTTCGCGAAGAAGGCCAAGAAGGGCAAGGGCCCGCAGAAGGTCGCCGCGTCGGCCAAGCAGACGGCCGCCGTGCTCCAGCACGCCAAGCCTCACCCGCGCCCGGCACCCAAGGACGACGAGTTCCTGGAAACACCCGAGCTTGTGGCACGCTCGACCTCATGA
- a CDS encoding helix-turn-helix domain-containing protein — protein MTTPKRRPDPRDTLRAGLPDRYLTPDDLVTMFSLPSVETVYAWRRKGIGPPGFRVGKYIRFNPAAVAAWEAAQTTDPAARLVA, from the coding sequence ATGACCACACCAAAGCGCCGGCCGGACCCCCGCGACACCCTGCGCGCCGGACTCCCCGACCGCTACCTGACCCCCGACGACCTCGTCACCATGTTCAGCCTCCCGAGCGTCGAAACGGTCTACGCCTGGCGCCGCAAGGGCATCGGCCCGCCCGGCTTCCGCGTCGGCAAGTACATCCGCTTCAACCCCGCCGCCGTAGCGGCGTGGGAGGCAGCACAGACCACCGACCCCGCTGCCCGGCTCGTGGCCTGA